From Alcaligenes faecalis, the proteins below share one genomic window:
- a CDS encoding autotransporter outer membrane beta-barrel domain-containing protein encodes MSAILKTLFNASVLLLASASAQAYQSEMIHNKNGEAVYELRIFGTQDGAYSMDDPVNGARSVFDLDDNAYLKIRGAVSRWAEIVSLKPGYVPAIINVGTVSGQNARAGTNVTPDPDSAGLLYLLLPQAALLNKLDSEQVQLPLAEVVVGRINFETAALRPSQLPLNDRADYAAVIFHEFGHTMGMIGVAQDKWGSDTPYIRPFLTSWAQGLRDDNGNAARPEQAVLCSMCNNAYDPDAFDLRKDQGYFTGQHVQEVLDGAMPGIPVRILSYRRGQPIGVDTDYMGHSELRNSLMSHQSYRNYTNMMEAELASLQDMGLQIDRRNFYGYSVYGDGLTLTSNNGFFARNSEGTAYLPGQYNQATQGVGLHIYGERNTLTQAADLLSAGPGGLGVRVDGSENTLIIPESTRIHAQGWYGRGLQFSYGREHTIVQRGEVRAEGEDGVAALFDFGNNAMGNFADGIGGGDYRGSWLLNDQGDLAPAEFLPLALQGALIKDYHLSGLLSGKKAAIQISRNAQVENINIMQGARIQGDILSDYSTRQGNGKLFVTHVNFGQKADEQGRATLQADPDFRLRYDSNIQGVDNLAVVIAGGESSLNGQHQLHGLRVDAGATLSGNSSYVINPEGNFSNHGTLSPGNSFGQMTIQGDFIQAPEGRVLIEADTRQHDRIEVQGLAQLSGELKLQLQPDWYADGWSLSQNTVFQATQTQGGFDLLTASLNSPSLSVHVNNGGWFVSRQAAAYSPYAGNPNAVAVGRSLEQASTDHQRPLASIYQALDFSSADGSEIGDALNQLSAGAYGAQLAASVRREQLVSEQLRQRPGLGKDGWQTFIQPFGGRYHWQLSSNDVDHRSQTYGVVFGAEHRAAGSDWSLGAHATANEQSLNIDAPYQAKSTLTGLGAGVHALYRADAREGWKGLAQVRMGLEQGKLNRRIAFSDYQANPKSDWTGHTFAAGVQTAYNWPLGEAGSIGPVLALDYLRYSRPGLSEEGDAGSRLQLDSTRAHSLQASLGLAVSQAWELKQGRRLQAEVSASWEQALLGRKQTQYAQFEASPQTGFDGRYARVDNHALALRAGLTLQSSERLRLGVSAGTRLLGNSRADISGNVSLNWAF; translated from the coding sequence ATGTCCGCGATCTTGAAAACCCTGTTCAATGCTAGTGTCTTGCTGTTGGCTTCGGCCAGCGCCCAAGCCTATCAGTCTGAAATGATCCACAACAAGAACGGGGAGGCCGTATATGAACTGCGTATTTTCGGTACGCAGGATGGGGCCTACTCAATGGATGATCCGGTTAATGGGGCACGCTCAGTTTTTGATCTGGACGACAATGCCTACCTGAAAATTCGAGGCGCAGTCAGTCGCTGGGCAGAAATCGTGTCTTTGAAGCCGGGGTATGTCCCAGCTATTATTAATGTCGGCACAGTGAGCGGCCAGAACGCCCGGGCTGGGACCAACGTGACGCCTGATCCGGATTCAGCAGGCTTGCTTTACCTGCTTCTTCCCCAAGCGGCCTTGCTTAACAAGCTGGACAGCGAGCAGGTCCAGCTCCCTCTTGCCGAGGTTGTGGTGGGGCGTATCAATTTTGAGACTGCCGCGCTTCGCCCCAGCCAGCTTCCCTTGAATGATCGAGCAGATTACGCAGCTGTCATATTCCATGAGTTTGGTCACACGATGGGGATGATTGGTGTTGCACAAGATAAATGGGGCTCGGATACACCTTACATACGCCCGTTTCTGACATCTTGGGCGCAGGGTTTACGCGATGACAATGGCAATGCGGCTCGGCCGGAGCAGGCGGTGCTGTGTTCGATGTGCAATAACGCTTACGATCCAGATGCGTTTGATCTGCGCAAGGACCAGGGCTATTTTACGGGTCAGCACGTGCAGGAAGTATTGGACGGTGCCATGCCAGGCATACCGGTGCGGATTTTGAGTTATAGGCGTGGGCAGCCAATTGGGGTGGATACCGATTACATGGGGCATTCGGAGCTGCGTAACAGTCTGATGAGCCACCAGTCTTATCGTAATTACACCAATATGATGGAAGCGGAGCTGGCATCCTTGCAGGATATGGGCTTGCAGATCGACCGACGTAATTTCTATGGCTATTCTGTCTACGGCGATGGGCTCACACTGACGAGCAATAATGGTTTTTTTGCTCGAAACAGCGAAGGGACTGCTTATCTGCCGGGCCAATACAACCAGGCGACTCAAGGCGTGGGGTTGCATATTTATGGTGAACGCAACACCCTGACGCAGGCCGCTGATTTGTTAAGTGCAGGCCCAGGCGGGCTTGGTGTGCGCGTGGATGGTAGCGAGAACACGCTCATCATCCCCGAAAGTACCCGTATTCATGCACAAGGCTGGTATGGCCGTGGCCTGCAGTTCAGCTATGGTCGCGAGCACACGATTGTGCAGCGGGGTGAAGTACGCGCTGAGGGTGAAGATGGCGTCGCTGCTCTGTTCGACTTCGGCAATAATGCGATGGGCAATTTTGCGGATGGCATTGGGGGTGGGGACTATCGTGGCTCCTGGCTCTTGAATGATCAAGGTGACCTGGCTCCCGCCGAGTTTTTGCCTTTGGCCTTGCAGGGCGCACTGATCAAGGACTACCATTTATCCGGTCTGCTGTCGGGCAAGAAAGCCGCTATTCAGATTTCCAGAAATGCCCAGGTGGAAAACATCAACATCATGCAGGGAGCCCGGATTCAGGGCGATATCCTGTCTGACTACTCCACTCGCCAAGGCAATGGAAAATTGTTTGTCACCCATGTGAATTTTGGGCAAAAAGCAGATGAACAAGGGCGTGCCACGCTGCAGGCCGATCCTGATTTTCGTCTGCGCTACGACAGCAATATTCAGGGTGTCGATAATCTGGCTGTCGTGATTGCGGGGGGTGAGAGTTCGCTCAATGGTCAGCATCAGTTGCATGGCCTGCGTGTGGATGCAGGCGCTACGCTAAGCGGCAATAGCAGCTACGTCATCAATCCGGAAGGTAATTTCAGTAACCACGGTACCTTGAGTCCGGGTAACTCCTTTGGTCAGATGACGATTCAAGGCGATTTCATTCAGGCCCCCGAAGGCCGGGTGTTGATCGAAGCCGACACGCGTCAGCATGACCGGATTGAGGTGCAGGGTCTGGCTCAGCTGTCTGGTGAGCTGAAATTGCAGTTGCAGCCGGATTGGTATGCCGATGGCTGGTCCTTGAGCCAGAACACGGTCTTCCAGGCCACACAGACCCAGGGCGGTTTTGATCTGCTGACAGCCAGCCTGAATTCGCCCAGCCTGAGCGTGCATGTGAATAACGGTGGCTGGTTTGTCAGCCGTCAGGCGGCCGCTTACTCGCCCTATGCAGGTAATCCTAATGCGGTTGCCGTAGGTCGCAGTCTGGAACAGGCTTCCACTGACCATCAGCGCCCCTTGGCTTCTATCTATCAGGCTTTGGATTTCTCCAGCGCGGATGGCAGCGAGATTGGTGACGCGCTCAATCAGTTAAGTGCCGGTGCTTATGGGGCTCAATTGGCTGCCAGCGTGCGTCGAGAGCAACTGGTGTCCGAGCAACTGCGCCAGCGCCCTGGCCTGGGCAAGGATGGCTGGCAGACTTTCATCCAGCCTTTTGGTGGCCGTTATCACTGGCAGTTAAGCAGCAATGATGTAGACCACCGCAGTCAGACTTATGGTGTCGTGTTCGGTGCGGAACATCGCGCTGCAGGCAGCGATTGGAGTTTGGGTGCCCATGCGACTGCCAATGAGCAAAGCTTGAATATAGATGCCCCTTATCAGGCCAAGAGCACGCTGACGGGGTTGGGTGCCGGTGTGCATGCCTTATATCGTGCCGATGCTCGCGAGGGCTGGAAAGGTCTGGCGCAAGTTCGTATGGGCTTGGAGCAAGGCAAGCTGAACCGACGCATCGCATTTTCTGACTATCAGGCCAATCCCAAATCTGACTGGACCGGTCATACCTTTGCAGCGGGCGTTCAGACTGCCTATAACTGGCCTTTGGGTGAGGCAGGCAGCATAGGCCCGGTTCTGGCCTTGGATTATCTGCGTTATAGCCGCCCTGGTTTAAGTGAAGAGGGTGATGCTGGTAGCCGCTTGCAGCTGGATTCGACCCGCGCCCATTCTTTGCAAGCGTCGCTGGGCCTGGCTGTCAGCCAGGCTTGGGAATTGAAGCAGGGCCGTCGTTTACAGGCGGAGGTCTCCGCGTCCTGGGAGCAGGCTTTGCTGGGCCGCAAGCAAACGCAGTATGCACAGTTTGAAGCTTCACCGCAGACGGGCTTTGATGGTCGCTATGCACGGGTAGACAATCATGCTCTGGCCTTACGCGCAGGATTGACCTTACAAAGCTCCGAGCGCTTGCGTTTGGGTGTGTCGGCGGGGACCCGCTTGTTGGGTAATAGCCGGGCAGATATCTCGGGGAATGTGTCGCTGAACTGGGCGTTCTAG
- a CDS encoding alkyl/aryl-sulfatase: MAHAAIRTVMLAAVVSAGLGQAQAAPATQATQERHAQWMKTLPFDDTHDFKNAQRGLIYREPSLQIKGVNGNVVWDLDSYKAFIKPDSAAPSTVHPGLWRMSQLNLLDGVYKVTDNIYQVRGYDLSNITFVRGTSGWIVFDVGTSTETAAAAYALLQKHVQAAPIKAIVYSHSHIDHYAGAKGLVDQAAVDSGQVQIIAPEGFVEHAISEGVIAGNAMKRRATYMYGAFLPRGPEHSVGSGLGMTNPLGSVSLIAPTRSVSRSGEKLVVDGVEMVMQLTPGTEAPVEMNTYLPQFKAMWMAENTTNTMHNILSLRGTQVRDAREWANYINETIDLFGDGTEVKFQAHHWPVWGKEQVHDYLIKQRDLYKYIHDRSVNLMNKGYTGEEIAELIELPESLQKDWATRGYYGTLKHNARAVYQYYMGWYDGNPSSLDVLPPTAAGAKYVEYIGRDRLLQKAQEDFDRGEYRWVAMVVKHLVFADAKDTEARQLLANSYEQLGYQAESGPWRSIYLQGALELRNGAPDLPVPPNNNADMLAALTPEMMFDLMAVRLDDEKVKDKELTVAFHFVDIDTTYTISIGNSVLNYSTRPGLPAQATMSVSLADFKLIQGKMLDWKTAMKTDRAKLQGAGRKFQEFAGLFEEPGLWFNIVTP; the protein is encoded by the coding sequence ATGGCACATGCAGCAATAAGAACAGTCATGCTGGCGGCAGTAGTCAGTGCGGGTTTGGGTCAGGCGCAGGCGGCACCTGCCACGCAGGCAACGCAGGAGCGTCACGCTCAGTGGATGAAAACGCTCCCGTTTGATGACACCCACGATTTCAAGAATGCCCAGCGCGGTTTGATTTACCGCGAGCCCAGCCTGCAGATCAAAGGCGTGAACGGCAACGTGGTGTGGGATCTGGATTCCTACAAGGCCTTCATCAAGCCCGATAGCGCTGCGCCCAGCACGGTGCATCCAGGTTTGTGGCGCATGTCACAGCTGAACCTGCTCGATGGCGTGTACAAGGTGACGGACAATATTTATCAGGTGCGCGGCTATGACTTGTCCAACATCACCTTTGTACGCGGCACAAGCGGCTGGATTGTGTTTGATGTGGGTACCTCTACCGAAACGGCTGCCGCCGCGTATGCCTTGTTGCAAAAGCATGTGCAGGCAGCCCCCATCAAGGCGATTGTTTACAGCCATTCCCACATAGACCATTACGCGGGAGCCAAGGGGCTGGTGGATCAGGCCGCGGTGGATTCAGGGCAGGTACAGATCATTGCACCAGAAGGCTTCGTGGAGCATGCCATCAGCGAAGGAGTGATTGCCGGCAATGCCATGAAGCGCCGTGCGACCTATATGTACGGGGCTTTCTTGCCGCGCGGTCCGGAGCACAGCGTGGGCTCGGGGCTGGGCATGACTAATCCGCTCGGTTCCGTCTCCCTGATTGCGCCTACGCGTTCGGTGTCCAGGTCGGGTGAAAAGTTGGTGGTGGATGGCGTTGAAATGGTCATGCAGCTGACGCCCGGCACCGAGGCTCCGGTGGAAATGAATACCTACCTGCCACAGTTCAAAGCCATGTGGATGGCCGAGAACACGACCAACACCATGCACAATATTCTGTCCTTGCGCGGTACACAGGTGCGGGATGCCAGGGAATGGGCCAACTACATCAATGAAACCATTGATCTGTTTGGCGATGGCACGGAGGTGAAGTTTCAGGCGCACCACTGGCCTGTGTGGGGCAAGGAGCAGGTCCACGATTACCTGATCAAGCAGCGTGATCTGTACAAGTACATCCACGATCGCAGCGTAAACCTGATGAACAAGGGCTATACCGGCGAAGAAATTGCCGAGCTGATCGAGCTGCCCGAGTCCTTGCAGAAAGACTGGGCGACGCGCGGTTATTACGGCACGCTCAAGCACAATGCACGGGCGGTGTATCAGTACTACATGGGTTGGTACGACGGCAATCCTTCCAGTCTGGATGTCTTGCCACCTACGGCAGCGGGGGCGAAGTATGTGGAATATATAGGGCGTGATCGTCTGCTGCAAAAAGCCCAGGAAGACTTCGATCGGGGCGAATACCGTTGGGTGGCCATGGTGGTGAAGCATCTGGTCTTTGCCGATGCCAAAGATACGGAAGCGCGCCAATTGCTGGCCAATAGCTATGAGCAGCTGGGTTATCAGGCCGAATCCGGGCCGTGGCGTTCCATCTACCTGCAAGGGGCTTTGGAACTGCGCAATGGTGCACCGGACCTGCCTGTGCCGCCGAACAATAACGCCGATATGCTGGCCGCACTGACGCCCGAGATGATGTTTGACTTGATGGCTGTGCGTCTGGACGATGAAAAGGTCAAAGACAAGGAGCTGACGGTTGCTTTCCACTTTGTGGATATAGATACGACTTACACCATCAGCATTGGCAATTCGGTGCTCAATTACAGTACGCGCCCCGGTTTGCCGGCTCAGGCCACCATGTCAGTCAGCCTGGCGGATTTCAAGCTGATTCAAGGCAAGATGCTGGACTGGAAAACGGCTATGAAAACGGATCGTGCCAAGCTGCAAGGGGCGGGTCGCAAGTTCCAGGAATTTGCGGGTTTGTTTGAGGAGCCCGGCTTGTGGTTCAACATCGTGACGCCTTGA
- a CDS encoding BTAD domain-containing putative transcriptional regulator, giving the protein MIVLGLLGPFRFIVDQVDRTALLSYDKVKLLAAVLCLAQGKALQRERLAQMLWPDLTRDKALSRLRHALHVLRKALGGQAACLVANAEGAMAFKPESVQMDVLEFLQADAAQDARLSQRLSLHVGPFLDAIQSPDTEAFISWRQSWEDRLALELLSLRARLFEQLLQARQLDQALALAQEWVQQAPEQEVYHRLLISVLMQRGDRQAALQAYAHCEQALRQYLGVRPDPETRRLAQAQWPVATSKAPPKSAQAHRTVATLALALSWLPAKDSEAHLDGDLVPDQAVAYLESWHEQLLDILRQHGAWLSQSSGSTLLAHFGWPHAQSEPVNRAVELACVIRALRTPPGISIGQVVHVSLALVDEQQVNTHSLFGQLVMPLVWKARHGEILLSAQAVARMADWQINQHRGPEGVYFSLGEGRWMNDPLYGCQPEFEQLVAQWQQCSRQSHKAAYRVHGDLGSGKSRLAEALRSYIVRDGGQPLLIDFSRQDVLEGVREMMLARLDEGSGPQDLPLALSQCLQAWFGLSDSHWDQVLQDVHCLNTEDNQVVPDPCRLLLAAVQAFTSQNQPVLVILDHVDVLDAGYQNSLAAIWAAVQKQSAGVLLLILSRQAQLVLDFAQSMALRSLSEADVGKAMSFYARGKRLSSDASTQIRSQRLSNPMLIKDMLHLQRFGMPLDYLPRLADRLLLSLEQLDADSRCVLLMTVLWERATPAGLAQACNLPLGVVEQSWISLLDKGLLQQDSQGQISCAPVMRSALRRLIAKEESRALYGKLAHSLIQMQQAEEEIAACLAQAQSEQAAIWWRKAIDTSLRSGDNLQAAEQLSQVLSSLQYMSDVQLRRQYERDSYVTLGALEISRGGPAAMPVSQAYEQAAGRSEGGEDDLPVLWGQWVMLHGVGKLPESLAHAKQLQEQSRRQGQSAWYGWGLYAEAQYLFWKGRVQQAELALDEALRALAYEQPVPAMDAALGHHCPALVHSLLGLAQVLQGRFEQGVANARHAQFLASQSQSRISAVIAEIQMLRILYLQGNLDMLAGRSQALLGMLQPVLPGSVWCAVAETYVLYCRLVRGEETGSELERLLGLLPEFARSMPLATDAFLCIVARCHLAQGEIERASQALDQVGQIAQERASTLYLPELDCLRGDLAWVRADRQQAQVCWAQAQQEVLRSGLYAYEGWIRHRRERLPDLAARSVWIQRQPG; this is encoded by the coding sequence ATGATCGTGCTAGGTTTGCTGGGCCCATTTCGCTTTATTGTCGATCAGGTGGATCGCACTGCATTGCTTAGCTATGACAAGGTCAAACTGCTGGCTGCGGTGCTGTGCCTGGCGCAAGGCAAGGCGCTGCAGCGCGAGCGGCTGGCACAAATGCTTTGGCCAGATCTGACACGAGACAAGGCACTATCGCGCTTGCGCCACGCGCTGCATGTGTTGCGCAAAGCCCTGGGCGGGCAGGCCGCTTGTCTGGTCGCCAATGCCGAAGGTGCAATGGCGTTCAAGCCTGAAAGCGTGCAAATGGATGTGCTGGAATTTCTGCAGGCCGATGCCGCGCAGGATGCTCGTCTTTCACAGCGCTTGAGCCTGCATGTCGGTCCTTTTCTGGACGCGATTCAATCCCCCGATACTGAAGCTTTTATTTCCTGGCGACAAAGCTGGGAAGATCGCCTTGCTTTGGAGTTGCTTAGCTTGCGTGCCCGCCTTTTCGAGCAGCTCTTGCAGGCTCGTCAACTGGATCAGGCGCTTGCATTGGCGCAGGAGTGGGTGCAGCAAGCTCCCGAGCAGGAGGTCTATCACCGCCTCTTGATCAGTGTCTTGATGCAAAGAGGGGACAGGCAGGCCGCCTTGCAAGCCTATGCTCATTGCGAGCAGGCTTTGCGTCAGTACCTGGGAGTACGTCCCGATCCTGAAACCCGCCGCCTCGCCCAAGCCCAATGGCCGGTAGCAACAAGCAAGGCACCCCCCAAATCCGCCCAGGCTCATCGTACGGTTGCCACGCTGGCCTTGGCCCTGTCCTGGCTGCCAGCGAAGGACTCCGAGGCGCATCTGGATGGCGATCTGGTGCCGGATCAAGCCGTGGCGTATCTGGAGTCCTGGCACGAGCAATTGCTGGATATTTTGCGTCAGCACGGGGCTTGGTTAAGTCAGTCCAGCGGGTCCACCTTGTTGGCTCATTTTGGCTGGCCACATGCGCAGTCCGAGCCGGTGAATCGGGCGGTTGAACTGGCTTGCGTGATTCGTGCTTTGCGAACGCCGCCGGGGATCAGTATCGGTCAGGTAGTGCATGTGAGCCTGGCCTTGGTGGACGAACAGCAGGTCAATACACATAGCCTGTTTGGGCAGTTGGTCATGCCTTTGGTGTGGAAGGCCAGGCATGGCGAGATTCTGCTGAGCGCGCAGGCCGTTGCTCGTATGGCGGATTGGCAGATCAATCAGCATCGAGGCCCGGAGGGGGTGTATTTCAGCTTGGGTGAGGGGAGGTGGATGAACGATCCTCTTTATGGCTGTCAACCCGAGTTCGAGCAACTGGTGGCGCAATGGCAGCAGTGCAGTCGTCAGTCCCACAAAGCCGCCTACAGAGTTCATGGTGATCTGGGCTCGGGCAAATCCCGTTTGGCCGAAGCCTTGCGTAGCTACATTGTGCGTGATGGTGGGCAGCCCTTGCTGATTGATTTCTCGCGCCAGGATGTGTTGGAAGGCGTGCGCGAGATGATGCTGGCTCGTCTGGATGAAGGGAGTGGTCCCCAGGACTTGCCCCTTGCTTTAAGTCAGTGCCTGCAGGCCTGGTTTGGTCTGTCTGATTCCCATTGGGATCAAGTGCTGCAAGATGTTCACTGTCTGAACACGGAAGATAACCAAGTTGTACCCGATCCGTGCCGCTTGCTATTGGCGGCGGTGCAGGCCTTTACCAGTCAGAACCAGCCTGTGCTGGTGATTCTGGACCATGTTGATGTACTGGATGCCGGTTATCAAAACAGCTTGGCGGCGATATGGGCTGCAGTGCAAAAGCAGTCTGCCGGGGTCCTGTTATTGATCTTGTCGCGTCAGGCTCAGTTGGTTTTGGACTTTGCTCAAAGCATGGCTTTGCGTAGTTTGTCCGAGGCGGATGTGGGTAAGGCGATGAGCTTTTATGCACGTGGCAAGCGCTTGTCCTCGGACGCCAGTACGCAGATTCGTAGCCAGCGTTTGAGCAATCCCATGTTGATCAAGGACATGCTGCATTTGCAGCGTTTTGGCATGCCGCTGGATTACTTGCCACGTCTGGCAGACCGCTTGCTGCTGAGTCTGGAGCAACTGGATGCGGACAGCCGTTGCGTGCTCTTGATGACTGTGTTGTGGGAGCGTGCCACGCCTGCGGGTTTGGCCCAGGCCTGCAATTTGCCTTTAGGCGTTGTAGAGCAATCCTGGATCAGCCTGTTGGACAAAGGCTTGTTGCAGCAAGACAGCCAGGGCCAGATTTCTTGCGCTCCAGTGATGCGTTCCGCCTTGCGACGTTTGATTGCCAAGGAAGAAAGTAGGGCTTTGTACGGCAAGCTTGCCCATAGCCTGATTCAAATGCAGCAGGCTGAAGAAGAAATTGCCGCTTGTCTGGCGCAGGCGCAAAGCGAGCAAGCAGCCATCTGGTGGCGTAAAGCCATTGATACATCGCTGCGCAGTGGTGACAACCTGCAAGCGGCAGAACAGTTGTCGCAGGTCCTGAGCAGCCTGCAATACATGAGTGATGTGCAGTTGCGCCGTCAGTACGAGCGCGACAGCTACGTCACCTTGGGGGCGCTGGAAATCAGTCGTGGCGGACCTGCCGCCATGCCCGTGTCGCAAGCATACGAGCAGGCTGCTGGACGTAGTGAGGGCGGCGAGGATGATTTGCCCGTGCTGTGGGGCCAATGGGTGATGCTGCATGGTGTTGGCAAATTGCCGGAAAGTCTGGCCCATGCCAAGCAATTGCAGGAGCAGTCGCGGCGTCAGGGGCAAAGCGCCTGGTATGGCTGGGGTTTGTATGCCGAGGCCCAGTATCTGTTCTGGAAAGGTCGTGTGCAACAGGCCGAGCTGGCCTTGGATGAGGCGCTGCGTGCCCTGGCGTACGAGCAACCCGTTCCGGCCATGGATGCGGCTCTGGGCCATCATTGTCCGGCTTTGGTACACAGCCTGCTGGGGCTGGCTCAAGTGCTGCAAGGGCGCTTTGAGCAGGGCGTTGCCAATGCTCGCCATGCCCAGTTTCTGGCCAGTCAAAGTCAGTCTCGAATTTCGGCGGTGATTGCAGAAATCCAGATGCTGCGCATCCTGTATCTGCAAGGCAATCTGGACATGCTGGCTGGCCGCAGTCAGGCTTTGCTGGGCATGTTGCAACCTGTCTTGCCTGGCAGTGTGTGGTGTGCCGTGGCTGAAACCTATGTGCTGTATTGCCGTTTGGTACGAGGTGAAGAAACAGGCTCGGAGCTGGAGCGCCTGCTGGGGCTGTTGCCCGAGTTTGCACGCAGCATGCCTTTGGCGACGGATGCTTTTCTGTGCATTGTGGCCCGCTGCCATTTGGCCCAAGGTGAAATCGAACGTGCCAGCCAGGCTTTGGATCAAGTTGGCCAGATCGCGCAGGAGCGGGCTTCTACCCTGTATCTGCCGGAGCTTGACTGCTTGCGGGGGGATCTGGCCTGGGTCCGTGCGGATAGACAGCAGGCGCAGGTTTGCTGGGCGCAGGCCCAGCAAGAAGTCTTGCGCAGCGGCTTGTACGCCTATGAAGGCTGGATCCGACATCGGCGCGAGCGCCTGCCCGATCTGGCGGCGCGCAGTGTGTGGATCCAGCGCCAGCCCGGTTAG
- a CDS encoding long-chain-fatty-acid--CoA ligase — protein MLGMMMNTPLLVSSILRHAANYHADREVVSQTVEGHIHRYTYTELSKRSQQLANALKKMGLQHGDRVGTLAWNGYRHLELYYGVSGSGLVCHTINPRLFQDQIGYIIEHADDSVLFADLSFMLILEALADQLSKLKAVVIMTDEAHMPKSDLLPNLQCYETLIASESDHFDWPVFDENTASGLCYTSGTTGNPKGVLYSHRSTILHAFALSMPDALCLSASDTITPIVPMFHVNAWGLPYAALMVGAKLVLPGPKLDGASLHTLFENEGVTMTAGVPTVWLGLLDWMQANGKTFSSLQRLVIGGSSAPPVMITRFQKLGVKVRHAWGMTETSPVGLAAALLPQHEALPENEKLKLLAKQGRPLFGVEFRVDGDDGQPIARDGKMFGAMMVRGPWIASAYFNSKDSSAHTEDGWFNTGDVVTIDKDGFIQIVDRTKDVVKSGGEWISSIELENIAQAHPAIKEAAVVAKPDERWGERPVLVVQLQEDATFTKQDMIDLFTEQVSKWSIPDELIVVDELPHTATGKLLKTAIRKLIQDDLDRLAAQNKAI, from the coding sequence ATGCTTGGCATGATGATGAATACCCCACTGCTAGTATCATCCATACTGCGTCATGCAGCGAACTATCACGCAGACCGAGAGGTCGTCTCGCAAACCGTTGAGGGCCACATTCACCGGTACACCTATACCGAGCTATCCAAACGCAGCCAGCAACTGGCCAATGCGTTGAAGAAAATGGGCCTGCAACATGGCGACCGTGTCGGAACCCTGGCCTGGAATGGCTATCGTCACCTGGAGTTGTACTACGGCGTTTCGGGCTCGGGCCTGGTGTGTCACACCATCAACCCGCGTCTGTTTCAGGATCAAATCGGCTACATCATTGAACACGCAGACGACAGCGTGCTGTTTGCCGACCTGAGCTTCATGTTAATTCTGGAAGCCTTGGCCGATCAGTTGTCCAAGCTGAAAGCCGTGGTCATCATGACTGACGAAGCCCACATGCCAAAGTCGGACTTGCTGCCCAATCTGCAGTGCTATGAAACCCTGATTGCGTCTGAATCCGATCATTTCGACTGGCCAGTGTTTGACGAAAACACGGCCTCCGGCCTGTGCTACACCTCCGGCACCACGGGCAACCCCAAAGGCGTGCTCTACAGCCATCGCTCCACTATCTTGCATGCCTTTGCCTTGAGCATGCCCGATGCCCTGTGCCTGTCTGCCTCCGACACCATCACCCCCATCGTGCCCATGTTCCACGTCAATGCCTGGGGCCTGCCCTATGCGGCCTTGATGGTGGGCGCCAAACTGGTCTTGCCCGGCCCGAAACTGGACGGCGCCAGCCTGCATACCTTGTTTGAGAACGAAGGCGTCACCATGACGGCCGGTGTGCCAACGGTCTGGCTGGGTCTGCTGGACTGGATGCAAGCCAATGGGAAAACCTTCAGCAGCCTGCAACGCCTGGTCATTGGGGGCTCGTCTGCGCCACCAGTCATGATTACCCGCTTCCAGAAGCTGGGCGTAAAAGTGCGCCACGCTTGGGGCATGACTGAAACCAGTCCAGTCGGCCTGGCCGCGGCCTTGCTGCCCCAGCACGAAGCCCTGCCCGAGAACGAAAAACTCAAGCTGCTGGCCAAGCAAGGGCGCCCGCTATTTGGCGTCGAGTTCCGAGTGGATGGCGACGACGGCCAGCCCATTGCGCGCGACGGCAAAATGTTTGGTGCCATGATGGTGCGCGGCCCCTGGATTGCCAGCGCTTACTTCAACAGCAAGGACTCTTCCGCCCACACGGAAGATGGCTGGTTCAATACCGGCGATGTGGTCACCATTGATAAAGACGGCTTTATCCAGATCGTGGACCGGACCAAAGACGTGGTGAAATCCGGTGGCGAATGGATCAGCTCGATCGAGCTGGAGAACATTGCCCAGGCTCACCCGGCCATCAAGGAAGCGGCCGTGGTTGCCAAGCCCGACGAGCGCTGGGGCGAGCGTCCGGTTCTGGTGGTGCAGTTGCAAGAAGATGCCACCTTCACCAAGCAGGACATGATTGATCTGTTTACAGAGCAAGTCTCCAAATGGAGCATTCCTGACGAGCTGATCGTGGTGGATGAACTGCCCCACACGGCAACGGGCAAGCTCTTGAAAACCGCTATTCGCAAGCTGATTCAGGACGATCTGGACAGGCTGGCTGCGCAAAACAAGGCGATCTAA